The following coding sequences are from one Rhodopirellula islandica window:
- a CDS encoding DUF4465 domain-containing protein gives MSSSRPCRFCWVTVSSRDPLQDHSLALPRWVLLALVCLSSLRGSVIQADVVVGFENQTLGASGVFNGPVNNASVVPGTYGGNDHIGVFSADGVDFSNRHNDLYGSWSGFAVSNHTDTTTEGYTNEFSAYPGAGSDGSSNYAVAFGYANSTPTNINTLTALPSIYLPDGEQAIRLDVSNTTYAALSMRDGDSFAKPFGGVSGTDPDFLKLSIFGIDANDQILDTSIDVFLADFRFTDSLEDYILDEWRTVDLSSLSEATSLHFNLSSSDVGPYGMNTPGYFALDNFATVTAVPEPGSLAWIACVGLGVAWQRRRRQKHGLDNREMPGNVGANSIG, from the coding sequence ATGTCTTCTTCTCGCCCATGCCGTTTTTGTTGGGTCACCGTTTCTTCACGCGATCCGCTACAGGACCATTCACTGGCACTGCCTCGGTGGGTGCTGCTGGCTTTGGTTTGTCTCTCGAGTTTGCGAGGCAGCGTCATTCAGGCCGATGTGGTGGTTGGTTTCGAGAACCAAACTCTGGGGGCATCAGGCGTGTTCAATGGGCCTGTCAACAATGCCTCCGTCGTACCGGGCACCTATGGAGGGAATGACCACATCGGAGTCTTTTCCGCTGATGGAGTGGACTTTTCCAACCGCCACAATGATCTGTACGGCAGTTGGAGCGGGTTTGCCGTTTCCAATCACACCGACACCACCACAGAGGGCTACACCAATGAATTCAGTGCTTACCCGGGGGCGGGATCAGACGGTTCCAGCAACTACGCAGTGGCCTTTGGCTATGCCAACTCGACTCCAACCAACATCAACACGTTGACCGCCCTGCCAAGCATTTATCTGCCCGATGGGGAGCAGGCGATCCGCTTGGATGTGAGCAACACGACGTACGCAGCACTTTCGATGCGTGACGGCGATTCCTTTGCGAAACCGTTTGGTGGAGTGTCGGGAACAGATCCCGACTTTCTCAAACTGTCCATTTTTGGAATTGATGCGAACGACCAAATCCTGGACACCAGCATCGACGTGTTCCTTGCGGACTTTCGCTTCACTGACTCACTGGAGGACTACATCCTGGATGAGTGGCGGACCGTCGATTTGTCTTCTCTGTCCGAAGCCACAAGCTTGCATTTCAATTTGTCTTCCAGCGACGTGGGACCCTACGGCATGAACACGCCGGGTTACTTTGCACTGGATAACTTTGCGACTGTGACCGCGGTTCCTGAACCGGGGTCACTGGCGTGGATAGCCTGCGTGGGGTTGGGGGTGGCTTGGCAACGACGACGTCGCCAAAAACACGGTCTCGACAATCGTGAAATGCCAGGGAACGTTGGGGCGAATTCAATTGGATGA
- a CDS encoding helix-turn-helix domain-containing protein, which yields MPYLLEFTEADLDRPLTEPEKMAETVREMFDGKTPVRTKDVADRLSRIYGTVKTHLHRAGKLGLLLHVPRRGWLMPETDHANG from the coding sequence ATGCCGTATCTGCTTGAGTTCACCGAAGCGGATCTGGACCGACCGTTGACCGAACCCGAGAAGATGGCGGAGACGGTTCGGGAAATGTTTGACGGGAAGACGCCGGTTCGGACGAAGGATGTGGCGGATCGTTTGTCGCGGATCTACGGAACGGTGAAAACGCATTTGCATCGGGCAGGGAAACTCGGACTGCTGCTCCATGTTCCCCGTCGGGGTTGGCTAATGCCAGAGACCGACCACGCCAACGGATAG
- a CDS encoding AAA family ATPase: MADSDNQPTRIYNDGPCFPRTTLAVEAEKAYRDWFAKTAMSVPAWKQPNRTLFRQLMLARERLRAKAVVGADHGVCVFRPDHPIEASKARGRAQAVWIAIEGWRHFSREGFDTQTIRTVAMTGWNARVQRWCKGLLCPDQIIVPPRPHENLDASTQDRLDEIRQSWELTHDTLPRAADIRPRSRRRLLDRYPLLKPPVIHGLLRAGETMNVIAPPKVGKSWLASDMALAVVIGRSWLVRFDTEPGDVLIIDNELHPTTSANRIPKVIDARGITPGDVADHLFVSNLRGNLKDIRSLGAYFDHVFEDRFKMIVIDAFYRMLPAEADENDNAAMVIRSLFLVDYLARHS; the protein is encoded by the coding sequence ATGGCCGATAGCGATAACCAACCAACCCGAATCTACAACGACGGACCTTGCTTCCCGCGAACCACGTTGGCGGTGGAAGCGGAGAAGGCGTATCGCGATTGGTTTGCGAAGACCGCGATGAGCGTTCCAGCTTGGAAGCAACCCAACCGGACTCTGTTTCGCCAACTGATGTTGGCCAGGGAACGCTTGCGTGCAAAAGCCGTTGTCGGTGCGGACCACGGCGTTTGTGTGTTTCGGCCGGATCATCCAATCGAAGCGTCGAAAGCTCGCGGGCGAGCCCAGGCGGTTTGGATCGCTATCGAAGGGTGGCGGCATTTCAGTCGCGAGGGTTTCGATACGCAGACCATTCGCACCGTGGCGATGACGGGATGGAACGCTCGCGTGCAACGATGGTGCAAAGGCTTGCTGTGTCCCGACCAGATCATCGTTCCGCCTCGGCCGCACGAAAACCTCGATGCCAGTACGCAAGATCGCCTCGATGAGATTCGCCAATCATGGGAACTGACACACGATACGCTGCCTCGGGCGGCCGACATCCGACCGCGGAGTCGACGACGACTGCTCGATCGCTATCCGCTGCTCAAACCGCCAGTCATTCATGGGCTGCTTCGTGCCGGCGAAACGATGAACGTCATCGCGCCACCGAAGGTCGGCAAGTCGTGGTTGGCCAGCGACATGGCACTCGCCGTGGTTATCGGACGTTCTTGGCTCGTACGGTTCGACACCGAACCCGGCGATGTATTGATCATCGACAACGAACTCCACCCGACGACCTCGGCGAACCGGATCCCGAAAGTGATAGACGCTCGCGGCATCACGCCAGGCGATGTTGCCGACCATTTGTTCGTCTCAAACCTTCGTGGCAACCTCAAAGACATCCGTTCGCTTGGTGCGTACTTCGACCACGTCTTTGAAGACCGGTTCAAGATGATCGTCATCGACGCGTTCTACCGAATGCTACCTGCCGAAGCCGACGAGAATGACAACGCGGCGATGGTCATTCGATCGCTGTTCCTTGTTGATTACTTGGCCCGTCATTCGTGA
- a CDS encoding helix-turn-helix domain-containing protein: MPKLSEYVKTAEAAEILGVAQNTLRKWAERGVIPMHRNPANGYRLFKRRDLDDFLKKTAKPVKPKA, from the coding sequence ATGCCGAAATTGAGTGAGTACGTTAAAACTGCTGAAGCGGCTGAGATTCTGGGCGTTGCTCAAAACACACTTCGCAAATGGGCGGAGCGTGGTGTCATTCCGATGCACCGCAATCCAGCGAATGGTTACCGGCTGTTCAAACGGAGAGACCTCGACGACTTTTTGAAAAAGACAGCCAAGCCGGTAAAGCCAAAAGCGTAA
- a CDS encoding alpha/beta hydrolase, which produces MTIAPELFNQHDTDSNLSNLPYQHAHLLEQRSPDSIRGVWGISHWRSERMFGNVTRDLHPTGKLYAEVEEAIWKEARWFRLLSYHRIDSSAQAVQQLQRMREVRFACEINEDWYDPPKGEIPVLGPSPAFSTSHAFPLLHFDPASRRFIFPNSWGHEWGDGGFGSFPIENWDRSIVSAWNITTHAVSVPANGETGIVSPGWKLGDRYGEGVHCVEIVDVDNDEYLAWAFCIPRNGSLDVDEFFVRPEARGMGYAKELCRLVQRLSNLTKYEIRLVVSFADTEDYAIDGASAVARLFGVNFVEADVRWASRFGIANATPPPPRNWKPVRPESILEKLRPRDEQALRDPRQYTVFFGTNRKPVDAGDLSKGFTNERDYELHRGHCLVEIPATHKFGSVGRGWIPFFKKAASDEKRIVATQPLTDEEMRLFARQLTKKFEQDKHNLLFLHGFKNSFEDAALRSAQLGFDLKLPGATFFYSWPAKGSLKGYPADEATIETSVTYCLSFVLELLETFPDIPLHIVAHSMGNRLAVRVFEKLALMENLPGQLGQIVFAAADIDVDLFAQSLPAIEPLAKRLTAYTSRGDLAVHLSERIHDFPRLGLAPPIQCFDGVDTVLAEGFAISELLGHDYVTEAAPLLSDLFNLIRYGSDPDERPRTIREIDSKTKLAFWSLPLA; this is translated from the coding sequence TTGACAATCGCACCTGAGTTGTTTAACCAACACGACACAGATAGCAATTTGAGCAATTTGCCTTACCAGCACGCTCATTTGCTGGAGCAGCGCAGCCCAGATTCGATTCGCGGAGTTTGGGGGATTTCACATTGGCGTAGCGAACGAATGTTCGGCAATGTTACGCGAGACCTGCATCCAACCGGCAAGCTGTATGCTGAGGTCGAAGAAGCAATCTGGAAGGAGGCGAGATGGTTTCGACTCCTCTCGTACCATCGAATCGATTCCTCGGCGCAGGCGGTCCAACAATTGCAACGGATGCGAGAAGTGCGATTTGCGTGCGAGATCAACGAAGATTGGTATGATCCGCCGAAAGGCGAGATTCCGGTGCTTGGTCCAAGCCCTGCCTTTTCAACTTCTCATGCGTTTCCATTGCTGCATTTCGATCCCGCAAGTCGCCGGTTTATCTTCCCAAACTCTTGGGGACACGAATGGGGCGATGGAGGATTTGGATCATTTCCAATCGAGAATTGGGATCGATCCATCGTTTCCGCTTGGAATATTACGACGCATGCAGTGTCTGTTCCTGCTAACGGTGAAACGGGCATTGTTTCACCAGGTTGGAAGCTGGGGGATCGTTACGGAGAGGGTGTTCATTGTGTAGAGATCGTCGACGTCGATAACGATGAATACTTGGCATGGGCATTTTGTATTCCGAGAAACGGTTCTCTTGACGTTGATGAATTCTTTGTACGCCCTGAGGCACGCGGCATGGGTTATGCGAAAGAACTCTGCCGGCTTGTTCAGCGTCTCAGCAATCTGACAAAGTACGAGATTCGCTTAGTTGTTAGTTTTGCCGACACCGAGGACTACGCAATAGATGGTGCGTCAGCTGTTGCCAGACTGTTTGGCGTCAACTTTGTTGAGGCGGATGTGCGGTGGGCGTCCAGGTTCGGCATTGCGAATGCAACACCGCCGCCGCCTCGCAATTGGAAACCTGTTCGTCCGGAGTCGATTCTTGAAAAGCTTCGGCCGAGAGATGAACAGGCACTGCGTGATCCAAGGCAGTACACGGTCTTCTTTGGTACGAATCGCAAGCCTGTAGACGCTGGTGATCTGTCAAAAGGGTTTACGAACGAACGAGACTACGAACTTCACCGTGGGCACTGCTTAGTCGAGATTCCTGCGACACACAAATTCGGATCCGTCGGACGTGGCTGGATTCCGTTTTTCAAGAAGGCGGCCAGCGACGAGAAACGGATCGTTGCAACGCAACCGTTGACGGATGAAGAAATGCGATTGTTCGCTAGGCAGCTGACCAAGAAGTTTGAACAAGATAAGCACAACCTACTGTTCTTGCATGGTTTCAAGAACTCGTTTGAAGATGCTGCTCTCCGATCTGCGCAGCTCGGGTTCGATCTTAAATTGCCAGGTGCCACGTTCTTCTACAGCTGGCCTGCCAAGGGTTCTTTGAAGGGCTATCCCGCCGACGAGGCAACAATTGAAACAAGCGTGACCTACTGCCTGTCATTCGTCCTTGAACTGCTAGAAACGTTCCCAGACATACCGTTGCACATCGTAGCGCACAGCATGGGAAACCGACTCGCAGTTAGGGTATTTGAGAAATTGGCTCTCATGGAGAATCTACCCGGGCAGTTGGGACAAATTGTTTTTGCGGCTGCAGACATCGACGTTGATCTTTTCGCTCAGTCGCTCCCTGCGATTGAACCCCTAGCAAAACGACTAACGGCCTATACGTCGCGTGGGGATCTAGCCGTTCACCTTTCGGAACGTATTCACGACTTTCCGCGTCTGGGCTTAGCTCCGCCAATTCAATGTTTCGATGGCGTCGATACCGTACTTGCTGAAGGATTTGCTATCTCGGAGTTGTTGGGGCACGACTACGTTACCGAGGCTGCACCACTACTCTCCGATTTGTTTAACTTGATTCGTTATGGCAGTGACCCAGACGAACGCCCTAGAACAATTCGCGAGATAGATTCGAAAACCAAATTGGCTTTTTGGTCATTGCCGCTTGCCTAG
- a CDS encoding haloacid dehalogenase type II, with protein MPFSSTRLVASILFTLVWMMSLPAQETASVPKEAPSEEANQLQPDPPMLHSDTTIPKVIVFDVNETLLDLAPLKTSVGKALNGREDLLPLWFSTMLHYSLVETLAGEYHDFGEIGTAALMMVAEREGIELDRESARAAIVTPLRSLPAHADVREGLQRLAEQGFHIVSLTNSSSVGVATQMKNAGLTDLFEKRYSVDQLKKYKPHPAPYQMVLDDLGVQPHEVLMVAAHAWDLAGAKSVGLQTAFVKRPGKALYPNVQRPDLIVKDLNELADILSEAKQK; from the coding sequence ATGCCATTCTCTTCAACTCGTCTCGTTGCCTCGATCCTCTTCACGCTTGTCTGGATGATGAGCTTGCCCGCCCAAGAAACGGCAAGCGTCCCAAAGGAGGCTCCTTCTGAAGAAGCCAACCAACTGCAACCGGATCCCCCCATGCTCCACTCCGATACGACCATTCCAAAAGTGATTGTGTTCGACGTGAACGAAACGTTGCTCGACTTGGCCCCGTTGAAAACATCGGTTGGCAAAGCCTTGAACGGACGCGAAGACCTGCTGCCATTGTGGTTTTCAACGATGTTGCATTACTCGTTGGTTGAAACGTTGGCGGGCGAGTATCACGACTTTGGCGAAATCGGTACCGCCGCCTTGATGATGGTCGCTGAGCGGGAAGGAATCGAACTGGACCGTGAATCCGCCCGGGCTGCGATTGTCACTCCCTTGCGATCCTTGCCAGCCCACGCAGACGTTCGAGAAGGCTTGCAACGACTGGCTGAACAAGGCTTTCACATTGTGAGCTTGACCAACTCTTCGTCCGTGGGCGTCGCAACGCAGATGAAGAACGCTGGACTCACTGATCTTTTCGAAAAACGTTACAGCGTGGATCAACTTAAAAAGTACAAGCCTCACCCGGCACCCTATCAAATGGTGTTGGATGACTTGGGGGTCCAACCTCATGAAGTTTTGATGGTCGCTGCCCATGCTTGGGATCTGGCCGGAGCGAAAAGTGTCGGGTTGCAGACCGCATTTGTGAAACGCCCTGGAAAGGCGCTTTACCCCAATGTTCAGCGTCCCGATCTCATCGTGAAGGATCTCAATGAATTGGCTGACATCCTGTCGGAAGCAAAACAGAAATGA
- a CDS encoding sodium:solute symporter family protein — translation MALSSIDYAIIVAFFVITTSIGLFASRRAGKSFSEYFLAGGQMSWWMLGISMVATTFAADTPNLVTGIVRRDGVSGNWVWWAFLLTGLLTVFVYARLWKRSGVSTDLEFYELRYSGKTAGFLRGFRAIYLGVVFNCLVMANVILAGIKLGGVLVGATPIQVVLVTGTITVVYTLLGGLRGVILTDCFQFFVAMFGAIAAAYVVCNLPEVGGFTNLLQHEEVRSKTALLPDFSDMDALIPLIIMPFAVQWWSGWYPGSEPGGGGYVAQRMLGARSERDATLATLLFQAAHYSLRPWPWIIVALASIVVFPSLESIQVAFPGVDPQLVQDDLAYPAMLTYLPSGLLGIVIASLIAAFMSTISTHLNWGASYIAHDFYRRFVNPEASEHRLVATGRWATVGLMIVAGAVALMLESAMESFSIILQIGAGTGLIYILRWFWWRINAFTEITGMAVSLAVAMFFQFGYVHTGLPELRSWQQLLFGVVITTLAWMLATIITPPTDRETLRKFYRKIRPGGAGWKTIRNELAADGVHVETGDSITTGLKAMMAATFLIYSVLFSTGYLLYQSWICLGGSLCVCVVSAVALWQTWPSLRIDGPPSEKQ, via the coding sequence ATGGCACTTTCATCCATTGACTACGCGATCATTGTTGCGTTCTTTGTCATCACGACGTCCATTGGACTTTTCGCGAGTCGCCGGGCGGGCAAGAGCTTTTCGGAATACTTCTTGGCTGGCGGGCAGATGAGCTGGTGGATGCTGGGCATCTCAATGGTCGCCACCACGTTTGCTGCCGACACGCCGAACTTGGTCACTGGCATCGTCCGTCGAGATGGCGTCAGCGGAAACTGGGTTTGGTGGGCATTCCTGCTGACCGGACTGCTGACCGTGTTTGTCTACGCCAGACTTTGGAAACGCAGCGGCGTTTCGACGGACTTGGAGTTTTACGAACTTCGCTACAGTGGCAAAACCGCGGGGTTTCTGCGTGGATTCCGAGCGATCTATCTGGGGGTCGTTTTCAATTGTTTGGTCATGGCCAACGTGATTTTGGCGGGGATCAAGTTAGGCGGCGTCTTGGTCGGCGCGACACCCATTCAAGTGGTGCTTGTCACCGGAACCATCACCGTTGTCTACACCTTGCTGGGAGGACTGCGGGGCGTGATCCTGACGGATTGCTTTCAGTTTTTCGTGGCCATGTTCGGAGCGATCGCTGCGGCCTACGTCGTTTGCAACTTGCCGGAAGTCGGCGGTTTTACCAACCTGCTTCAGCACGAAGAAGTGCGATCCAAGACAGCGTTGCTGCCCGACTTCAGCGACATGGACGCATTGATTCCGCTAATCATCATGCCTTTTGCGGTGCAGTGGTGGAGCGGATGGTACCCAGGCTCCGAACCGGGTGGCGGTGGCTATGTGGCTCAGCGAATGTTAGGTGCACGGAGTGAGAGGGATGCGACCCTGGCCACGCTGTTGTTTCAAGCAGCCCACTACTCGCTGCGTCCTTGGCCATGGATCATTGTGGCACTCGCATCCATCGTCGTTTTCCCAAGTCTAGAAAGCATTCAAGTCGCCTTCCCTGGCGTTGATCCCCAATTGGTCCAAGATGACCTCGCCTACCCGGCGATGTTGACGTACTTGCCCAGCGGTCTGCTGGGCATTGTGATTGCGAGTTTGATTGCAGCTTTCATGTCCACCATCTCAACGCACTTGAATTGGGGGGCCTCCTACATTGCTCACGATTTCTACCGCAGATTTGTCAATCCAGAAGCCAGCGAACATCGCTTGGTCGCCACGGGACGCTGGGCCACCGTGGGGCTGATGATCGTCGCCGGTGCGGTCGCATTGATGCTGGAAAGTGCGATGGAAAGCTTCAGCATCATCCTGCAGATCGGTGCAGGCACTGGGCTGATTTACATCTTGCGATGGTTTTGGTGGCGGATCAATGCGTTCACGGAGATCACCGGGATGGCGGTTTCGTTGGCGGTCGCGATGTTCTTTCAATTTGGGTATGTGCACACAGGGTTGCCGGAACTCCGTTCCTGGCAACAACTGTTGTTTGGCGTTGTGATCACGACCCTAGCGTGGATGTTGGCCACGATCATCACTCCACCGACCGATCGTGAAACGCTACGAAAATTCTATCGGAAGATTCGTCCAGGAGGCGCGGGCTGGAAAACGATTCGCAACGAATTGGCAGCGGATGGCGTTCATGTTGAAACCGGTGATTCAATCACGACGGGGTTGAAAGCCATGATGGCCGCGACGTTTCTGATCTACTCGGTCTTATTCAGCACCGGGTACTTGCTGTACCAATCTTGGATTTGCTTGGGAGGCAGTTTGTGTGTGTGCGTTGTCTCTGCCGTTGCCTTGTGGCAAACGTGGCCGTCGCTGCGAATCGATGGGCCGCCCTCGGAAAAGCAATGA
- a CDS encoding family 20 glycosylhydrolase, with amino-acid sequence MILRCLFAFLLLASSVSAADPSLVPLPLKMESQPGPPLVLPKILTAKMPEDAGWAKHLTIFGERLNWMTAGDHQLQFAGGEHALLTFTHSADLSEEAYSIAVTSNQIQVTASTVKGLAHATATLLQLVGSDNLKSIPQLRIEDSPQLSYRNLMIDMGRNPHSVELLKETIDLLWFYKVDSVQLHLTDDQRIAFPSTAFPKLWDGVISLEEFQDLERYAVERGVTIIPELEVPGHSELLRRAYPDVFGKTGTDLTQSETALEGIKTLLDEMMAVFSSSPYIHIGGDEAFGVPENLQRDLINELHAYLKSKGKETLVWEGPRPGTGDNRVHPEVIHLNWRTINYPADEMIRDGHRVINAAWDPLYLVDHYPRTNFTMTSPQHIYETMSLTTFKHVNPEIRTYADPVEVAPTDKLIGFCMPWWEGREENFSPQTIPRLIPFAEVAWNPSLERNHDDFESRSSLTEKARTAAFYPVSIDAKNLLVPADGVFEQSTMVSLGMAEMESGSPLDFEIHYTTDGTEPSLDSAVYESPLELTKSATVRATAFSGRERVGHGSRRNLIKVNGQPNLALHQPVTSSATSGPPFSVERITDGGTDNLGFYLGYPADPEPIQLTIDLGGVQTVKQINVFAYSIAGSFEKYSVATSTDGVDFEEVATRLEKPEDPTTPAEHRFSPRKVRYVQIRSHGNKGYVFNSFSKIIEVQVF; translated from the coding sequence ATGATTCTCCGTTGCCTGTTCGCTTTTCTGTTGTTGGCGTCATCCGTTTCCGCCGCGGATCCTTCCTTGGTTCCGCTGCCACTCAAAATGGAATCCCAACCAGGACCCCCATTGGTTCTTCCAAAGATCCTCACCGCAAAGATGCCTGAAGATGCTGGGTGGGCCAAGCATCTGACGATATTTGGGGAGCGTTTAAACTGGATGACGGCCGGGGATCATCAACTGCAATTTGCAGGCGGTGAACATGCTTTGTTGACATTCACCCATTCGGCGGACCTCTCGGAAGAAGCCTACTCGATCGCAGTCACGTCCAATCAGATTCAGGTGACAGCTTCGACCGTCAAGGGGCTGGCTCACGCGACCGCAACGTTGCTTCAGTTGGTCGGCAGCGACAATTTGAAGTCGATCCCGCAACTGCGGATCGAAGACTCGCCGCAACTCAGCTATCGAAATCTGATGATTGACATGGGGCGAAATCCCCACAGCGTCGAGCTCTTGAAAGAGACAATCGATTTGCTTTGGTTCTACAAAGTCGACTCGGTTCAATTGCACCTCACCGACGACCAGCGAATCGCGTTTCCTTCGACCGCGTTCCCAAAACTTTGGGACGGTGTGATTTCTTTGGAAGAGTTCCAGGACCTGGAACGCTACGCGGTGGAGCGTGGTGTCACAATCATTCCCGAGTTAGAAGTTCCTGGACACTCCGAACTGTTGCGCCGGGCCTATCCAGATGTTTTTGGAAAGACGGGAACGGATTTGACCCAGTCCGAAACGGCACTGGAAGGCATCAAGACGCTGCTGGATGAAATGATGGCTGTCTTTTCGTCCTCGCCGTACATTCACATCGGCGGGGATGAGGCATTTGGGGTGCCTGAGAATCTGCAACGCGACTTGATCAATGAACTGCACGCGTATTTGAAGTCCAAAGGGAAAGAGACTCTGGTGTGGGAAGGACCTCGTCCTGGAACCGGTGACAATCGAGTCCATCCGGAAGTCATCCATCTCAATTGGCGAACCATCAACTACCCGGCCGATGAAATGATCCGGGACGGACACCGCGTGATCAATGCGGCATGGGATCCCCTGTACCTGGTCGATCACTATCCACGCACCAACTTCACGATGACGTCGCCTCAGCACATTTATGAAACCATGTCGCTGACGACATTCAAACATGTGAATCCGGAAATTCGAACCTACGCCGATCCGGTCGAAGTCGCTCCCACGGACAAGCTGATTGGATTCTGCATGCCATGGTGGGAAGGCCGTGAAGAAAATTTCTCGCCGCAGACAATCCCACGTTTGATTCCATTTGCCGAAGTCGCGTGGAACCCGAGCCTTGAGCGAAATCACGACGACTTCGAGAGTCGGTCGTCGTTGACCGAGAAGGCAAGGACGGCAGCGTTCTACCCCGTTTCAATCGATGCCAAGAATTTGCTCGTCCCAGCGGACGGCGTCTTTGAACAATCGACAATGGTCTCGTTGGGGATGGCGGAAATGGAGAGTGGTTCGCCCTTGGATTTCGAGATTCATTACACGACGGATGGTACCGAACCGTCGCTGGACTCCGCCGTCTACGAGTCACCCTTGGAATTGACCAAGAGCGCCACGGTCCGCGCCACCGCCTTTTCGGGACGGGAGCGGGTTGGTCACGGGAGCCGACGCAACCTGATCAAAGTGAATGGTCAACCGAATCTCGCGTTGCACCAACCGGTCACCTCGAGTGCGACGTCTGGACCGCCCTTTTCCGTGGAGCGAATCACCGATGGAGGAACCGACAACCTTGGTTTCTACCTGGGTTACCCCGCGGATCCCGAACCAATCCAACTGACGATTGATTTGGGAGGTGTCCAAACGGTGAAACAGATCAACGTGTTTGCCTACAGCATTGCGGGATCGTTTGAGAAGTACAGCGTGGCGACGTCCACCGACGGAGTCGACTTCGAGGAGGTGGCGACGCGACTGGAGAAGCCCGAAGATCCAACGACTCCTGCCGAACATCGCTTCTCACCCCGCAAGGTTCGCTACGTTCAAATTCGATCGCATGGCAACAAAGGCTACGTGTTCAATTCGTTCTCGAAGATTATCGAAGTGCAAGTCTTCTGA
- a CDS encoding ankyrin repeat domain-containing protein, producing the protein MNTPITPWLKLAIPFVLPALLAAVSLHATEPFETRKPTRELQTQLLEVNPNWSERMPDQSALASLRSVDDEVALIQTHFRLVLDQLMAANVDDLTESQSEERARNIERLREYTLAGVFPQNVFVAGRRPVFIDPWGTHCAVGHLIATSGHPQLARLIDREHRLDVLGRIETDGLTEWQLASGLRVQELALIQPHYEFRNNSQTIQYPTEVESLILGDSAEILEALKSGKLTVNNRCGGKTLLHFAAASGDLELVKHLVDLGADLHAVSTRGCDESEIAKGGRYKRFEVRWNASTEVTPGKRYADGGRVYETVQGSFVADVLQDFFGGMVGKNALHYATAEPRMAKLGHSKHLYYSNGFQHRIGNRDASTNPLDSLKEGRAAVATWLQEQGLSEGGLE; encoded by the coding sequence ATGAATACCCCGATCACACCATGGCTGAAACTTGCAATCCCGTTCGTCCTTCCCGCCCTGTTGGCTGCTGTGTCCCTGCATGCCACCGAACCGTTCGAGACGCGGAAGCCAACCCGCGAACTGCAAACGCAGCTCTTGGAGGTGAATCCGAATTGGTCTGAAAGGATGCCTGATCAATCTGCGCTTGCCTCGTTGAGATCCGTCGATGATGAAGTCGCTTTGATCCAGACGCACTTCCGACTTGTGTTGGACCAACTCATGGCGGCAAACGTCGATGATCTCACTGAATCACAGAGCGAAGAACGCGCGCGAAACATCGAGCGACTTCGCGAGTACACGCTGGCCGGCGTCTTTCCACAGAACGTCTTTGTCGCCGGTCGACGCCCCGTCTTCATCGACCCGTGGGGAACGCACTGCGCCGTCGGTCACCTGATCGCGACGTCAGGTCATCCGCAACTGGCACGGCTGATTGACCGAGAGCATCGCCTGGACGTGCTGGGCCGAATCGAGACCGACGGCCTCACTGAATGGCAGTTGGCCTCTGGACTTCGCGTCCAAGAGTTGGCGTTGATTCAACCTCACTACGAATTTCGAAACAACAGCCAAACGATTCAGTACCCAACCGAGGTGGAGTCATTGATTCTGGGGGACTCAGCAGAGATCCTGGAGGCACTCAAGAGTGGAAAACTGACGGTGAACAACCGCTGCGGAGGGAAGACGCTACTGCATTTTGCGGCGGCTTCGGGGGACCTGGAGTTGGTGAAACATTTGGTGGACTTGGGGGCTGATCTGCACGCGGTTTCAACACGGGGTTGCGACGAAAGTGAAATCGCCAAAGGCGGTAGGTACAAACGCTTTGAAGTTCGGTGGAATGCCTCGACGGAAGTCACGCCAGGGAAACGCTACGCGGATGGTGGGCGGGTTTACGAAACGGTCCAAGGATCGTTTGTCGCCGATGTCCTTCAAGACTTCTTCGGTGGCATGGTCGGCAAGAACGCACTGCACTATGCAACCGCGGAACCACGCATGGCAAAGCTCGGCCACTCCAAGCACTTGTACTACAGCAACGGATTTCAGCACCGAATTGGCAATCGCGATGCCTCCACCAATCCTTTGGACTCACTCAAGGAAGGCCGAGCGGCAGTTGCGACGTGGCTTCAGGAACAAGGGCTTTCTGAAGGAGGGCTTGAGTAG